Proteins encoded by one window of Arachis ipaensis cultivar K30076 chromosome B04, Araip1.1, whole genome shotgun sequence:
- the LOC107638145 gene encoding pentatricopeptide repeat-containing protein At1g80880, mitochondrial, which yields MALRLKASQLKRMANNVLLSQAFHQTLSSPSLSHSQCPAPPLPPPPVPFSFHFDGPQHPPPPQFLELLKKVATFSSQAEAATHLDHSGFEASKDLICCAIWALREQWKPALVAFNWGGKFHCFDEKVCTLMIWVLGTHSKFSTAWCIIRDMQRSSLSTRLAMLIMIDRYAAANNSAKAIQTFNFMEKFRLTPDQEAFHSLLNALCRHGNVEEAEEFMLVNKKLFPLETESFNIILNGWCNITCDVFEAKRVWREMSNYCITPDGVSYSHMISCFSKTGNLFDSLRLYDQMKKREWIPGIMVYNSLVYVLTCENCLKEAVKFVDKLKEEGLQPNSATFNSMIQPLCEAGKLAEARIILNEMVKENVSPTIETYHAFFEGTDYQGTLEFLSRMKGSGLSPNEDSFLLILAKFFKLKQPVNALKIWMEMVAYGVVPNCMHYRTMVEGLVKCRWFIKARDFYEEMISKGCLQDPKLNKLFENEALDRGDKSKNTKTTRVNSDKSGGILRAIR from the exons ATGGCTCTGCGTCTAAAAGCTTCCCAATTAAAGCGAATGGCAAATAACGTGTTACTCTCtcaggcatttcatcaaacactttcATCGCCCTCCCTCTCTCACTCTCAATGCCCcgctcctcctcttcctccaccTCCCGTGCCATTCAGCTTCCACTTCGATGGCCCACAACATCCGCCTCCGCCTCAATTCCTCGAGTTGCTCAAAAAGGTCGCCACCTTTTCGTCGCAAGCAGAGGCAGCCACCCATCTCGACCACTCAGGTTTCGAAGCAAGTAAGGATTTGATATGCTGTGCAATTTGGGCGTTGAGGGAACAATGGAAGCCTGCACTTGTTGCCTTCAATTGGGGCGGCAAATTTCATTGCTTTGATGAGAAAGTTTGCACCTTGATGATATGGGTTCTGGGAACTCATTCAAAATTCTCCACTGCTTGGTGCATCATTCGAGATATGCAACGCTCTTCTCTCTCCACACGGCTTGCTATGCTTATTATGATTGACAG ATATGCTGCTGCTAATAATTCAGCCAAGGCCATTCAAACATTCAACTTTATGGAGAAATTCAGATTGACTCCTGATCAGGAAGCATTCCATTCTCTCTTGAATGCTCTTTGCAGACATGGGAATGTTGAAGAGGCTGAAGAGTTTATGCTTGTAAATAAGAAACTCTTCCCACTTGAAACCGAGAGCTTTAACATTATTCTTAATGGATGGTGTAACATAACATGTGATGTTTTTGAAGCAAAAAGAGTTTGGAGAGAAATGTCAAACTACTGCATTACTCCAGATGGTGTTTCATATAGCCACATGATTTCCTGCTTTTCAAAAACTGGGAATCTTTTTGACTCTCTTAGGCTCTATGATCAGATGAAGAAGAGGGAGTGGATTCCTGGGATAATGGTTTACAATTCATTGGTATATGTTTTAACTTGCGAAAATTGCTTGAAGGAAGCTGTAAAGTTTGTAGATAAGTTGAAAGAAGAAGGTTTGCAGCCAAACTCTGCCACCTTTAATTCCATGATACAACCTCTTTGTGAAGCTGGAAAGTTAGCAGAGGCAAGAATTATATTAAACGAAATGGTGAAAGAGAATGTCAGTCCAACCATTGAGACCTACCATGCATTTTTTGAGGGAACGGATTATCAAGGAACATTAGAATTTCTGAGCAGGATGAAAGGTTCTGGATTGAGTCCAAATGAGGATTCCTTTCTTTTAATTCTGGCAAAGTTCTTCAAGCTGAAGCAACCGGTAAATGCGCTGAAAATATGGATGGAAATGGTGGCATATGGTGTGGTGCCAAATTGTATGCATTACAGAACAATGGTAGAGGGGCTTGTAAAGTGTAGGTGGTTCATCAAGGCCAGGGATTTCTATGAGGAGATGATTTCAAAAGGATGTTTGCAAGATCCAAAGCTTAATAAGCTTTTTGAGAATGAAGCACTTGATCGTGGTGATAAGTCAAAGAATACTAAAACTACACGGGTTAATAGTGATAAAAGTGGGGGAATTCTGAGAGCAATAAGATG